One Actinomycetota bacterium genomic region harbors:
- a CDS encoding PIN domain nuclease, translating to MIVVDTSVWIDVLNANDTPQALRCVELLEDGAPIALTDVIFTEVLQGLRTEREAARVERYLRLFPTLRLGSLDDFALAAGLYRSARRAGVTVRKTLDCLIAAPCVREGAPILHADEDFNRLASCTPLTIFS from the coding sequence ATGATCGTCGTCGATACCAGCGTCTGGATCGACGTCCTGAACGCGAATGACACGCCACAGGCCCTCCGTTGCGTCGAGCTGCTCGAGGACGGCGCACCGATCGCTTTGACCGACGTCATCTTCACCGAAGTGCTCCAGGGGCTTCGGACCGAGCGGGAGGCCGCGCGCGTCGAACGCTACCTCCGGTTGTTCCCGACCTTGAGGCTGGGATCCCTTGACGACTTCGCGCTGGCCGCTGGCCTCTATCGGTCTGCGCGTCGCGCCGGCGTCACGGTCCGAAAGACGTTGGACTGTCTGATCGCAGCGCCCTGCGTCCGCGAGGGCGCACCGATCCTGCACGCGGATGAGGATTTCAACCGCCTCGCTTCTTGCACGCCGTTGACGATCTTCTCGTAG
- a CDS encoding gamma-glutamylcyclotransferase — protein sequence MLYFAYGSNMDPMQMSSRAPEARALGAARLAGWRLTFTRDSPSWGGGVGHIEPDVADEVWGVLWDATEADMTALDEYEGIAGGAYVRDSVTVTHNGYKVEAIVYLAVPRGFKRPSKRYIAALVRGAEAHGLPAGYVERLRALPD from the coding sequence GTGCTCTACTTCGCCTACGGCAGCAACATGGATCCCATGCAGATGAGCTCGCGCGCACCGGAGGCCCGCGCGCTCGGGGCCGCGAGGCTTGCAGGCTGGCGGCTCACGTTCACCCGGGACTCCCCGTCGTGGGGAGGCGGCGTCGGCCACATCGAGCCCGACGTCGCCGACGAAGTTTGGGGTGTCCTCTGGGACGCGACGGAAGCCGACATGACCGCGCTGGACGAATACGAAGGGATCGCCGGCGGCGCCTACGTCCGCGATAGCGTGACCGTGACGCACAACGGTTACAAGGTGGAGGCGATCGTCTACCTGGCGGTCCCGCGCGGTTTCAAGCGCCCGTCGAAGCGCTACATCGCCGCACTCGTTCGCGGCGCCGAAGCGCACGGCCTCCCGGCCGGGTACGTCGAGCGACTGCGCGCACTTCCGGACTGA
- a CDS encoding PIG-L deacetylase family protein: MDYEGLELERVMVIYAHPDDAEFGASGTCAKWAREGVQVTYCMVTNGASGSSDPEMTREKLADIRRQEQLQAAEILGIENVIFMGFEDGYLYPDLELRKAVAREIRKVKPDAIISQDPTSRYWAPAYLNHPDHIAVGEVVFRSINPDASSGLMFPELWKEEGLEPHKPKALFVVAFSDPDVFIDITDTIDLKVKALEAHASQVGEWPVGEFIRERNKQIAAAAKEKGFEGAFEYAESYKLFRLEEF; encoded by the coding sequence ATGGATTACGAAGGGCTCGAGCTCGAGCGGGTCATGGTCATCTACGCGCACCCCGACGACGCCGAGTTCGGCGCGTCCGGCACCTGCGCGAAGTGGGCGCGCGAGGGGGTCCAGGTCACGTACTGCATGGTGACCAACGGCGCCTCAGGCTCGTCCGATCCGGAGATGACCCGCGAGAAGCTCGCCGACATCCGCCGGCAGGAGCAGCTCCAAGCCGCGGAGATCCTCGGCATCGAAAACGTGATCTTCATGGGCTTCGAGGACGGCTATCTGTATCCGGACCTGGAGCTGCGCAAGGCCGTCGCGCGCGAGATCCGCAAGGTCAAGCCCGATGCGATCATCTCGCAGGACCCAACGAGCCGGTACTGGGCGCCGGCGTATCTCAACCATCCCGACCACATCGCGGTCGGCGAGGTCGTGTTCCGCTCGATCAACCCCGACGCGTCCAGTGGCCTGATGTTCCCGGAGCTGTGGAAGGAAGAGGGCCTCGAGCCGCACAAGCCCAAGGCGCTGTTCGTCGTCGCGTTCAGCGACCCCGACGTCTTCATCGACATCACCGACACGATCGACCTCAAGGTGAAGGCGCTCGAGGCGCACGCATCGCAGGTCGGCGAATGGCCGGTGGGGGAGTTCATCCGCGAGCGCAACAAGCAGATCGCCGCGGCCGCCAAGGAGAAGGGCTTCGAGGGCGCCTTCGAGTACGCCGAGTCCTACAAGCTGTTCCGGCTCGAAGAGTTCTGA
- a CDS encoding adenylate/guanylate cyclase domain-containing protein — MRPPSTLFARLGSDRIAYQVLGDGPPDLVLTIGSVGHIDLKWDEPVFEDFHRRIATLGRLITFDGRGSGASDPLPPGSRFAWESWVEDLRTVMDAAGSERAVIIGALDAGPTAILFAATHPDRTAALVLINTSARITHADDYPAGLPTEVSTQLISVITENWGTPRMSEILYPDRAGDRRFTEWFAKYQRAAASPRVMADHMDQTFSIDVREVLPLVQAPTLILNRQDNPFVPMAQSTYLAENIQGSRFVELPGSGSGVMGQHVEELAAALREFLTGARGEPDVDRVLATVLFTDIVNSTALAAEVGDRQWRRLLDRHDRTARAEVERYRGRFVKSTGDGLLATFDAPTRALRCAFELAEALAGSGLSIRAGLHTGEIELRGEDVGGIGVHIAARTAAEAGAGQVVVTRTVRDLATGTDLRFTSRGSVGLRGVPDDWELFQAATV, encoded by the coding sequence ATGAGGCCTCCCTCCACGCTTTTCGCCCGCCTCGGCAGTGATCGCATCGCCTATCAGGTGCTCGGCGATGGTCCGCCGGATCTCGTGCTGACGATCGGATCGGTGGGCCACATCGACCTCAAGTGGGACGAGCCCGTCTTCGAAGACTTCCACCGGCGCATCGCTACACTCGGGCGCCTGATCACCTTCGACGGACGGGGGAGCGGAGCATCGGATCCGCTCCCGCCGGGCTCGCGCTTCGCGTGGGAGAGTTGGGTCGAGGATCTTCGCACCGTCATGGATGCTGCGGGCTCCGAACGTGCCGTCATCATCGGCGCCCTCGATGCGGGGCCCACCGCGATCCTGTTCGCTGCGACCCACCCGGACCGCACCGCGGCACTTGTGCTCATCAACACCTCAGCAAGGATCACGCACGCGGACGACTACCCTGCCGGCCTTCCGACAGAGGTGTCCACCCAGCTGATCTCCGTCATCACGGAGAACTGGGGGACGCCGAGGATGAGCGAGATCCTCTATCCCGACCGCGCCGGCGACCGCCGGTTCACGGAGTGGTTCGCGAAATACCAACGCGCTGCCGCGAGCCCACGCGTCATGGCCGATCACATGGATCAGACGTTCTCGATCGACGTACGCGAGGTCCTTCCGCTGGTTCAGGCGCCGACGCTCATCCTCAACCGGCAAGACAACCCGTTCGTCCCGATGGCACAGTCGACGTACCTCGCCGAGAACATCCAGGGTTCCCGGTTCGTGGAGCTTCCTGGGAGCGGAAGCGGTGTGATGGGTCAGCACGTCGAGGAATTGGCGGCCGCCCTTCGGGAGTTCCTCACCGGAGCGCGCGGCGAACCCGACGTGGACCGGGTCCTCGCCACCGTGCTCTTCACCGACATCGTCAACTCGACCGCTCTTGCCGCGGAGGTTGGGGACCGCCAGTGGCGCCGGCTGCTGGACCGGCACGATCGCACCGCGCGAGCAGAGGTGGAGCGCTACCGCGGCCGGTTCGTGAAGTCCACCGGGGACGGGCTACTGGCCACGTTCGACGCCCCGACGAGGGCGCTCCGGTGTGCGTTCGAACTGGCCGAAGCGCTGGCAGGCTCCGGCTTGTCTATCCGCGCGGGACTGCACACGGGCGAGATCGAGCTGCGCGGAGAAGACGTCGGCGGCATCGGCGTCCACATAGCGGCGCGAACCGCCGCCGAGGCAGGTGCCGGACAGGTGGTTGTGACGCGTACCGTGCGTGACCTGGCGACCGGCACGGACCTCAGATTCACGTCGCGAGGGTCGGTCGGGCTGCGAGGCGTTCCCGACGACTGGGAGCTGTTCCAGGCGGCGACCGTTTAG
- a CDS encoding DUF5319 family protein, which yields MSEMDPEERESVIEDLEDLEAMRAIFGDRGYKGVVIVCSECGEDHYYGWDMLKESLEHMLQTGEPRMHEPAFEPHPDEYLGWDYARGFLDALTEADTDEMEAPADEEKPAGNAWLSERNRCSYCRGRLPQRAWDDWTYCPYCGASLAPLRLVDALAARGMTAEEIAGLMDDSGFEPPLEVGEESE from the coding sequence ATGAGCGAGATGGACCCCGAGGAACGCGAATCCGTCATCGAGGACCTCGAAGACCTCGAGGCCATGCGCGCCATCTTCGGCGACCGCGGGTACAAGGGCGTGGTCATCGTCTGCTCGGAGTGCGGCGAGGATCATTACTACGGCTGGGACATGCTCAAGGAGTCGCTCGAGCACATGCTGCAGACCGGCGAGCCGCGGATGCACGAGCCGGCGTTCGAGCCGCACCCCGACGAGTACCTCGGCTGGGATTACGCGCGCGGCTTCCTCGACGCGCTGACCGAGGCCGACACGGACGAGATGGAGGCGCCGGCCGACGAAGAGAAGCCGGCCGGGAACGCCTGGCTGTCCGAGCGCAACCGCTGCTCCTACTGCCGCGGCCGCTTGCCGCAGCGCGCGTGGGACGATTGGACGTACTGCCCGTACTGCGGGGCGTCACTCGCGCCGCTTCGGCTCGTCGACGCGCTCGCCGCGCGGGGCATGACCGCCGAGGAGATCGCCGGGCTCATGGACGACAGCGGCTTCGAGCCCCCGCTCGAGGTCGGCGAGGAATCCGAGTAA
- a CDS encoding beta-N-acetylglucosaminidase domain-containing protein: MRRRRSPLFLLLVVVAGLAVPPSWAPAQAAGEPYRYRGVIFGPYGRPWTHDDRMSVLAWMGRPWRDTGRPRMNIYIHAAKDDVYQRLRWRAPYPAEQMTAFTQEIALARSLGVEWVPNLSPGFPLIPSAALPDGPPSRDICFSCPADLEALVAKLRPFAEAGVRTFMISFDDVQKLSTHVEDLLTYGLGDAAYGRMNADLLNRARERLRAEFPASPDEAPVQVLTVPAEYSGTAASAYLKSFGETLDADIPVMWTGTHVVSPEILASEAAAYSAAISTPASGPRKLLIWDNFPVNDYNGNIFSSTGLPTNFKLNTGPYKGRGADLAAVIDGIVANPMNEAEASKVPLYSVAAYQNDPAAFTTSAATCPLDDDVAGCLAEDAWLEGIAEFGGPLSDAVFDVVAQMRSTPMDRTEAPVFRARWEAVRDTFGDAFWPEPWAALVSELGDEGAAPGLLRAGLGNARFIAETKNHLATLERNVAAGLAATDLLAALRPALDAKIIASSSGAVTVTGVARAPELARVMDALTTLLPRETVMRATPYSVHGDRFQHSIDQVYVRENQMDAFTGFVHEAFLGWLPAGPIAVSGPVTVTVNGNPVMLRSDGSFEATVPIEPGESLLTVIATDAAGLTTGARLTLT, from the coding sequence GTGAGACGCCGCCGATCGCCGCTCTTCCTACTCCTCGTTGTCGTGGCCGGCCTCGCCGTGCCGCCGAGCTGGGCTCCCGCGCAGGCGGCTGGTGAGCCCTACCGCTATCGCGGCGTCATCTTCGGTCCGTACGGACGGCCGTGGACGCACGACGATCGGATGAGCGTGCTCGCGTGGATGGGCAGGCCGTGGCGCGACACCGGCCGGCCGCGGATGAACATCTACATCCACGCGGCGAAGGACGACGTTTACCAGCGGCTGCGGTGGCGAGCGCCGTACCCCGCGGAGCAGATGACCGCGTTCACGCAAGAGATCGCCCTGGCTCGTTCGCTCGGCGTCGAGTGGGTGCCGAACCTCAGCCCCGGGTTCCCGCTGATCCCTTCCGCGGCGCTCCCCGACGGCCCGCCGAGCCGGGACATCTGCTTCTCGTGCCCCGCCGACCTCGAGGCGCTCGTCGCGAAGCTTCGCCCGTTCGCCGAGGCCGGGGTCCGCACGTTCATGATCTCGTTCGACGACGTGCAGAAGCTCTCGACCCACGTCGAGGATCTGCTCACCTACGGTCTGGGCGACGCCGCGTACGGACGGATGAACGCGGATCTGCTCAACCGCGCCCGCGAGCGACTGCGAGCCGAGTTCCCGGCCTCGCCGGATGAGGCACCCGTCCAGGTGCTGACGGTGCCGGCCGAGTACAGCGGTACGGCGGCCAGCGCCTACCTGAAATCATTCGGCGAGACCTTGGACGCCGACATCCCGGTGATGTGGACCGGGACGCACGTCGTGTCGCCGGAGATCCTGGCGTCGGAGGCAGCAGCGTACAGCGCCGCGATCTCGACGCCGGCGTCGGGTCCGCGCAAGCTGTTGATCTGGGACAACTTCCCGGTCAACGACTACAACGGCAACATCTTCTCCTCGACCGGCCTGCCGACGAACTTCAAGCTCAACACGGGGCCGTACAAGGGCCGCGGCGCCGACCTCGCGGCGGTCATCGACGGGATCGTGGCGAACCCGATGAACGAAGCCGAGGCTTCGAAGGTCCCGCTCTACTCGGTGGCCGCGTACCAGAACGACCCGGCCGCTTTCACGACGTCCGCAGCGACCTGCCCGCTCGATGACGACGTCGCCGGATGCTTGGCCGAGGACGCGTGGCTGGAGGGAATCGCGGAGTTCGGAGGTCCGCTGTCGGACGCAGTGTTCGATGTGGTCGCTCAGATGCGCTCGACGCCGATGGATCGGACCGAAGCGCCTGTGTTCCGTGCCCGTTGGGAGGCGGTCCGAGACACGTTCGGCGACGCCTTCTGGCCGGAGCCTTGGGCCGCGCTGGTTTCCGAGCTGGGCGACGAGGGTGCCGCCCCGGGTCTGCTCCGCGCCGGGCTCGGCAACGCCCGGTTCATCGCGGAGACCAAGAACCACCTGGCGACGCTCGAACGCAACGTCGCGGCCGGGCTGGCGGCCACCGATCTCCTCGCCGCCCTACGGCCGGCGCTCGATGCGAAGATCATCGCTTCGTCGAGTGGCGCCGTTACCGTGACGGGGGTCGCGCGCGCTCCCGAGCTCGCAAGGGTGATGGACGCGCTGACGACGCTGCTTCCCCGAGAGACCGTGATGCGCGCGACTCCCTACAGCGTCCACGGCGACCGGTTCCAGCACTCGATCGACCAGGTGTACGTTCGCGAGAATCAAATGGACGCGTTCACCGGCTTCGTGCACGAGGCGTTCCTCGGGTGGCTTCCGGCCGGGCCGATCGCCGTCTCGGGACCCGTGACCGTCACCGTGAACGGAAACCCGGTGATGCTTCGGTCCGACGGCTCGTTCGAAGCAACGGTTCCCATCGAGCCCGGCGAAAGCCTTCTGACCGTGATCGCCACGGACGCGGCGGGCCTCACGACCGGCGCGCGGTTGACCCTCACCTGA
- a CDS encoding type II toxin-antitoxin system VapB family antitoxin, whose amino-acid sequence MRTNIDIDDVVLREVQRLTGARTKREAVDLALRELVARYRRAGILKLRGRVRWEGDLGRSRAARS is encoded by the coding sequence ATGAGGACGAACATCGATATCGACGACGTGGTTCTCCGGGAGGTTCAGCGTCTCACCGGCGCGCGCACCAAACGCGAAGCGGTCGACTTGGCGCTCCGAGAGCTGGTCGCACGATATCGGCGGGCCGGGATCCTCAAGCTTCGCGGCCGGGTGCGGTGGGAAGGCGATCTCGGGCGGAGCCGCGCAGCCCGATCATGA
- a CDS encoding TIGR03617 family F420-dependent LLM class oxidoreductase yields MEVGLSVGGPLGIVGQVAKQCEDAGYRTLWVAETSRTAFLQAAVALQATEATTVGTAIALAFPRSPVVTAMEARDLAELSGGRFILGLGTQVKRVNELRYATPFEHPAPKMREVIEVCRKVWRAYAGEPIDHQGRFYTVTMPPFPGGQPAPGPIPVYLAAVNKLMVQLTGEVGDGILGHPFSSPRYFTEVVRPALDAGLDKSGRKRDEVRIVQGVICSIADSTEQAMREAKMQIGFYGTTRTYSPVFEVHGWGDVVGPLRDAFAKGDAEGMIGCITDEMCETYAIAGTPDEVREKIGRWEGLADELYLGPPWATPDSLRTADTFARIVETFRSA; encoded by the coding sequence ATGGAGGTTGGGCTATCGGTCGGCGGGCCGCTGGGCATCGTCGGGCAAGTCGCGAAACAGTGTGAAGACGCCGGCTACAGAACCCTCTGGGTAGCGGAGACGTCGCGCACGGCTTTCCTGCAGGCGGCGGTCGCCCTGCAAGCGACGGAGGCGACGACGGTCGGCACGGCGATCGCGCTCGCCTTCCCGCGCTCGCCGGTGGTCACCGCGATGGAGGCTCGCGACCTCGCAGAGCTTTCCGGTGGACGCTTCATACTCGGTCTCGGCACGCAGGTGAAGCGGGTCAACGAGCTCCGGTATGCGACGCCGTTCGAGCATCCCGCGCCGAAGATGCGCGAGGTGATCGAGGTGTGCCGCAAGGTCTGGCGCGCGTACGCCGGCGAGCCGATCGATCACCAGGGCCGGTTCTACACGGTGACGATGCCGCCGTTCCCCGGCGGGCAGCCGGCGCCGGGCCCGATCCCGGTCTACCTCGCCGCCGTGAACAAGCTCATGGTTCAGCTCACCGGAGAGGTCGGCGACGGGATCCTCGGACACCCGTTCTCGAGCCCGCGCTACTTCACCGAGGTGGTGCGCCCGGCGCTCGACGCCGGCCTCGACAAGAGCGGCCGCAAGCGCGACGAGGTGCGGATCGTTCAAGGCGTGATCTGTTCGATCGCCGACTCGACCGAGCAGGCGATGCGCGAAGCCAAGATGCAGATCGGGTTCTACGGCACGACCCGCACCTACAGCCCGGTTTTCGAGGTCCACGGCTGGGGAGACGTCGTCGGTCCGCTGAGGGACGCGTTCGCCAAGGGGGATGCGGAAGGGATGATCGGCTGCATCACGGACGAGATGTGCGAGACGTACGCGATAGCCGGCACGCCGGACGAGGTCCGCGAGAAGATCGGCCGCTGGGAAGGTCTCGCCGACGAGCTGTACCTCGGTCCGCCGTGGGCGACCCCGGACTCGTTGCGGACCGCCGACACCTTCGCACGCATCGTCGAGACCTTCCGCTCCGCGTAG
- a CDS encoding AMP-binding protein, whose amino-acid sequence MAKHVVAALMEYRAQEHPEHVFLKMDGVRETWGSFYANVLRVAGGYRDAGLRTGDRVAVMLPNCPEFLYAHFGAICAGLAPVPVNTAQRGETLAFLLRDSGARGIVIDAALQPQYEGDGLVEIVRGAPVAGSGGITLSDVLAGPARELPYEEAEGSTFGVLYTSGTTGPPKGVVPTRTDIAPLLAMWQAMEVAAGETLYTCLPLFHGNPLAISVLGAMFLDTAIAVSERFSASRFWDECREFEAVEFNHVGAIIPILLKQPPRDNDRDNPVRVCLSAGCPPHAWEPFQDRFGVKIVEQFSMVDAPGYLINLEGRVGSMGKPVAGCEAAILDEASFEMGPGLVGELGLRAAEGRTHYYLNQPEATDEAFRHGWFHTGDRAWRDEDGFFYYAGRKKESMRRRGENVSAWEVENVVNQFPGVLESAAHAVPSELGEDEIKVVVVPRDGVTIDPRALTDFCATRMAAYAVPRYVEIRTEIPKTPTERPRYAELRSEGIGERSWDRSRNER is encoded by the coding sequence ATGGCGAAGCACGTGGTCGCGGCGTTGATGGAGTACCGGGCTCAGGAACATCCCGAGCACGTGTTCCTCAAGATGGACGGCGTTCGCGAGACGTGGGGATCGTTCTATGCGAACGTTCTCCGCGTCGCCGGCGGCTATCGCGACGCGGGTCTGCGCACGGGCGACCGCGTCGCGGTCATGCTCCCCAACTGCCCGGAGTTCCTCTACGCGCATTTCGGAGCCATCTGCGCGGGTCTCGCGCCGGTGCCGGTCAACACGGCGCAGCGCGGCGAAACGCTCGCGTTCCTGCTGCGCGATTCCGGCGCGCGCGGCATCGTGATCGACGCGGCGCTGCAACCCCAGTACGAGGGGGACGGGCTCGTCGAGATCGTGCGGGGAGCCCCCGTTGCCGGCTCGGGTGGGATCACGCTGAGCGACGTGCTCGCGGGACCCGCGCGCGAGCTTCCGTACGAAGAGGCCGAGGGCTCAACGTTCGGGGTCCTCTACACCAGCGGAACCACCGGCCCGCCGAAGGGCGTCGTCCCGACCAGGACCGACATCGCCCCCTTGCTGGCCATGTGGCAGGCCATGGAGGTCGCCGCGGGCGAGACCCTCTACACCTGTCTGCCGCTCTTCCACGGGAACCCTCTGGCGATCTCGGTGCTCGGCGCGATGTTCCTCGATACCGCGATCGCGGTGTCCGAACGGTTCTCCGCGAGCCGGTTCTGGGACGAGTGCCGGGAGTTCGAGGCCGTCGAGTTCAATCACGTGGGCGCGATCATCCCGATCCTGCTGAAGCAACCTCCGCGCGACAACGACCGCGACAACCCCGTGCGGGTGTGTCTCTCCGCCGGCTGTCCGCCGCACGCATGGGAGCCGTTCCAGGATCGCTTCGGGGTGAAGATCGTCGAGCAGTTCTCGATGGTCGATGCGCCGGGCTACCTGATCAACCTCGAGGGGCGTGTCGGCTCGATGGGGAAGCCGGTCGCCGGCTGCGAGGCCGCGATCCTCGACGAGGCCAGCTTCGAGATGGGGCCGGGGCTCGTCGGAGAGCTCGGGCTGCGCGCGGCGGAAGGCCGAACGCACTACTACCTGAACCAGCCCGAGGCCACCGACGAAGCGTTCCGCCACGGCTGGTTCCACACCGGCGACCGCGCCTGGCGGGACGAGGATGGGTTCTTCTACTACGCCGGCCGAAAGAAGGAATCGATGCGCCGGCGCGGCGAGAACGTGAGCGCGTGGGAGGTCGAGAACGTCGTGAACCAGTTTCCGGGCGTTCTCGAGTCGGCCGCGCACGCGGTCCCTAGCGAGCTCGGCGAGGACGAGATCAAGGTCGTGGTCGTGCCGCGCGATGGGGTAACGATCGATCCGCGGGCGCTGACGGATTTCTGCGCGACCCGGATGGCCGCGTACGCCGTCCCCCGCTACGTCGAGATCCGGACCGAGATACCGAAGACACCGACGGAACGCCCCCGGTACGCGGAGCTGCGTTCAGAAGGCATCGGCGAACGGTCGTGGGATCGCTCGCGTAACGAGCGCTAA
- a CDS encoding methyltransferase domain-containing protein: MAYTLKVGEAEIDRYRRMAESARRLEADSWTLAGIVPGARVADVGCGPGLPLCEMAKAVAPGGEATGVEREPGTMATATAILEREGITNARVITGDAGATGLEPGNFDAVMMRHVLAHNGGREQEIVDHLATLVKPGGYVYLVDVDATAIRAVPSSPEFEELTTRYIELHEELGNDLSIGLKLPILLDAAGLEVVERRGVYDSLERSPEMRGPAWAARETLIERGFATEADFARWEKAIQRDAEAPGLKLIYFPVLWAIGRRSAE, translated from the coding sequence GTGGCGTACACCCTCAAGGTCGGCGAAGCGGAGATCGACCGCTATCGACGCATGGCCGAGTCGGCTCGCAGGCTCGAGGCCGATTCGTGGACCCTGGCCGGCATCGTCCCCGGCGCGCGGGTCGCCGACGTCGGGTGCGGGCCGGGGCTCCCGCTATGCGAAATGGCAAAAGCCGTTGCTCCCGGCGGAGAAGCCACCGGCGTCGAGCGCGAGCCGGGGACCATGGCGACGGCGACGGCGATCCTCGAGCGGGAAGGGATCACGAACGCGCGCGTGATCACCGGCGACGCCGGGGCGACCGGCTTGGAGCCGGGGAACTTCGACGCCGTGATGATGCGGCACGTGCTCGCGCACAACGGCGGCCGCGAGCAAGAGATCGTCGACCACCTCGCCACGCTGGTGAAGCCGGGCGGCTACGTCTATCTCGTGGATGTGGACGCGACCGCGATCCGAGCAGTTCCGTCGAGTCCCGAGTTCGAGGAACTGACGACCCGGTACATCGAGCTCCATGAGGAGCTCGGCAACGACCTCTCGATCGGGCTGAAGCTCCCGATCTTGTTGGACGCCGCCGGCCTCGAGGTCGTCGAGCGGCGAGGCGTCTACGACTCCCTCGAGCGCTCTCCTGAGATGCGTGGTCCCGCGTGGGCGGCCCGCGAGACGCTGATCGAGCGGGGCTTTGCGACGGAGGCCGACTTCGCCCGGTGGGAGAAGGCGATCCAGCGCGACGCCGAAGCGCCGGGCCTGAAGCTCATCTACTTCCCGGTTCTTTGGGCGATCGGGCGGCGCTCAGCCGAGTAG
- a CDS encoding MmgE/PrpD family protein → MTASETLAEFCTTLRFESIPAATIHAAKRHALDTLGVALAAAANGVAHPIVDAVRAWAGAREASVVGHDFGAAAPHAALANGTLAHALDFDDTHVESVVHPSAFVVPAALAVAEESGANGRALLCSAVAGYEVSTRIGAAAPGRFHARGLHTTGIAGTFGAAAVAGALWGLTSSQITNAFGIAGSQSSGLFAYLADGSETKRFHAGWASQAGIVAADLARRGFTGPRTIFEGPHGLFDAFLAGESHDPERLVRGLGEEWETTRIAIKPYPACHFVHAFMDAAVGLGVRAGDVEEITCSIASPAAGIVAEPRDGRLHPTTTYAAQFSLPFAVASAIVGGREGLDLFGDEARTDKRVLALAERVHHRRDDSLPFPKTFGGRITIQLRDGRLREADELVNRGHPDRPLSDDEVVAKFTSNARRRLDAGAVQKVADTVWRLEELDSVDELAGLVQVS, encoded by the coding sequence GTGACCGCGTCCGAGACGCTCGCCGAGTTCTGTACGACCCTCCGCTTCGAGTCGATCCCGGCAGCGACCATCCACGCCGCGAAACGACACGCGCTCGACACGCTCGGTGTGGCGCTGGCGGCCGCCGCGAATGGGGTGGCCCACCCGATCGTCGATGCCGTGCGGGCGTGGGCCGGCGCGCGTGAGGCGAGCGTGGTCGGGCACGACTTCGGCGCCGCTGCGCCGCACGCTGCCCTCGCGAACGGCACCTTGGCGCACGCGCTCGATTTCGACGACACGCACGTCGAGTCGGTGGTTCATCCCAGCGCGTTCGTCGTGCCGGCCGCTTTGGCCGTCGCGGAGGAGTCGGGGGCGAACGGCCGGGCGCTGTTGTGCTCTGCCGTCGCAGGCTACGAGGTGTCGACCAGGATCGGCGCGGCCGCGCCGGGACGGTTCCATGCGCGAGGCTTGCACACGACCGGGATCGCGGGAACGTTCGGCGCGGCGGCCGTCGCAGGCGCGCTATGGGGGCTGACCTCGTCGCAGATCACGAACGCGTTCGGGATCGCAGGGTCACAGTCGAGCGGCCTGTTCGCCTACCTGGCCGACGGATCCGAGACGAAGCGGTTCCACGCGGGGTGGGCCTCGCAAGCCGGTATCGTCGCCGCCGACCTGGCGCGCCGGGGATTCACCGGGCCCCGGACGATCTTCGAGGGGCCGCACGGGTTGTTCGACGCGTTCCTCGCCGGCGAGAGCCACGATCCCGAGCGGCTCGTCCGCGGCCTCGGCGAAGAATGGGAGACGACCCGGATCGCGATCAAGCCGTATCCCGCGTGCCACTTCGTGCACGCGTTCATGGACGCGGCGGTCGGGCTCGGCGTCCGCGCGGGGGACGTCGAGGAGATCACGTGCTCGATCGCATCGCCGGCTGCCGGCATCGTCGCGGAGCCTCGCGACGGACGTTTGCACCCGACGACGACCTACGCGGCACAGTTCTCGCTCCCGTTCGCGGTCGCTTCCGCGATCGTCGGCGGACGCGAAGGGCTGGACCTGTTCGGCGATGAGGCGCGAACGGACAAGCGCGTTCTGGCGCTGGCCGAGCGCGTCCATCACCGCCGAGACGATTCGCTGCCGTTCCCCAAGACCTTCGGCGGACGCATCACGATCCAGCTTCGGGACGGACGGCTGCGGGAAGCCGACGAGCTCGTCAATCGCGGACACCCCGACCGGCCGCTGAGCGACGACGAGGTCGTCGCGAAGTTCACGTCCAACGCGCGGCGGCGGCTGGACGCCGGCGCCGTCCAAAAGGTCGCCGACACGGTGTGGCGGCTCGAGGAGCTCGACTCGGTCGATGAGCTGGCCGGGCTCGTGCAGGTTTCGTGA